The following are encoded in a window of Arcobacter sp. F2176 genomic DNA:
- the sufC gene encoding Fe-S cluster assembly ATPase SufC, whose protein sequence is MLSIKNLNVKIENNEIIKDFSLDIKKGEVHALMGINGAGKSTLVKALCDHYECEVTSGSVEFNDKDLLELDASQRANEGLFLSFQNPIEVPGVNNMYFLKSALNAKREYQGLEELDAASFLKEIKAITAEFGIDNKILKRDLNAGFSGGEKKRNELLQLLVLKPDLILLDEIDSGLDVDAIKLVANGINSLLDGNRSVLMITHYDKLLEAIKPDFVHVLKDGKIIQSGDYSLAETIQEKGYEAIGV, encoded by the coding sequence ATGCTTAGTATTAAAAATTTAAATGTAAAAATAGAAAACAATGAAATAATAAAAGATTTTAGTTTAGATATAAAAAAAGGTGAAGTACATGCCTTAATGGGAATAAATGGAGCTGGAAAATCTACCCTTGTAAAAGCTTTATGCGACCACTATGAATGTGAAGTTACATCTGGAAGTGTAGAGTTTAACGACAAAGATTTATTAGAACTTGACGCCAGCCAAAGAGCAAATGAAGGTCTTTTTTTATCTTTCCAAAACCCTATTGAAGTTCCTGGCGTAAATAATATGTACTTTTTAAAATCAGCCCTTAATGCAAAAAGAGAGTATCAAGGTTTAGAAGAGCTTGATGCTGCTAGTTTTTTAAAAGAGATAAAAGCAATAACAGCCGAGTTTGGTATTGATAATAAGATTTTAAAAAGAGATCTAAATGCTGGTTTTAGTGGTGGTGAGAAAAAAAGAAATGAATTATTGCAACTATTAGTTTTAAAACCTGATTTAATTTTACTAGATGAAATTGACTCAGGATTAGATGTGGATGCTATAAAACTTGTGGCAAATGGTATAAACTCACTTCTTGATGGTAATAGATCAGTATTGATGATAACCCATTATGATAAATTATTAGAGGCAATTAAACCTGATTTTGTACATGTTTTAAAAGATGGGAAAATCATTCAAAGTGGTGATTATTCATTGGCAGAGACTATTCAAGAAAAAGGTTACGAAGCAATAGGAGTGTAA
- a CDS encoding metal-sulfur cluster assembly factor: protein MENYNKEEITQRVVGQLKHIFDPEIPVNIYDLGLIYKIDLQEKDKILICNVDMTLTSPGCPVADSLVNDVSYAVKVIEEIEEVHVNLTFDPPWDKSKVTDDGKDIMLANGFLI, encoded by the coding sequence ATGGAAAATTATAATAAAGAAGAGATAACACAGCGAGTAGTTGGACAATTAAAACATATCTTTGATCCAGAGATTCCAGTAAATATTTATGATTTGGGATTGATTTATAAAATAGATTTACAAGAAAAAGATAAAATACTTATTTGTAATGTGGATATGACTCTTACAAGTCCAGGTTGTCCTGTTGCTGATAGTTTAGTCAATGATGTATCATATGCAGTAAAAGTAATAGAAGAAATAGAAGAAGTACATGTAAATCTTACCTTTGATCCACCATGGGACAAAAGTAAAGTTACAGATGATGGAAAAGATATAATGTTAGCAAATGGTTTCCTTATATAG
- a CDS encoding NifS family cysteine desulfurase — MEVYLDNNATTKVDPEVFKAMEPFFCHIYGNPNSLHKFGAGTHPKMVEALNYLYEGINAADADDIIITANATESINTVIKGIWIDKILNGNKNHIITSEVEHPAVTATCRFLESQGVNVTYLPVNEDGTLDASLVKEHIKEETALVSIMWANNETGKIFPIKEIGTICKEAGVAFHTDATQAIGKIRVDVQASNVNYLSFSAHKFHGPKGVGGTYVQKGFELTPLLHGGEQMGGHRAGTVDVASMVGMGLAMKLATSEIALAYEENHVRKLRDKLENAILEIPETLVIGGKENRTPNTTLISFRGVEGESMLWDMNQKTIGASTGSACASEDLEANPVMNAFGSDSELAHTGVRFSLSRFNTEEEIDYAITVIKNAVNRLRNISSSYAYTPKDHVSQL, encoded by the coding sequence ATGGAAGTTTACTTAGATAACAATGCCACTACAAAAGTTGATCCAGAAGTTTTTAAAGCGATGGAGCCATTTTTTTGTCACATTTATGGAAATCCAAACTCTTTACATAAATTTGGAGCAGGAACACACCCTAAAATGGTTGAGGCATTAAATTACTTATACGAAGGTATAAATGCAGCTGATGCCGATGATATAATAATCACTGCAAATGCAACAGAAAGTATTAATACTGTTATAAAAGGTATTTGGATTGATAAAATTTTAAATGGTAATAAAAATCACATAATTACTTCAGAAGTAGAACATCCAGCTGTTACTGCAACCTGTAGATTTTTAGAATCACAAGGTGTAAATGTAACTTATTTACCTGTAAATGAAGATGGTACATTAGATGCTTCTTTAGTAAAAGAACATATAAAAGAAGAAACAGCGCTTGTATCTATTATGTGGGCAAATAATGAAACTGGTAAAATTTTTCCAATAAAAGAAATTGGGACAATTTGTAAAGAAGCTGGAGTTGCTTTTCACACAGATGCTACACAAGCAATTGGAAAAATTAGAGTTGATGTACAAGCATCTAATGTAAACTACTTGTCTTTTTCAGCACATAAATTCCATGGACCAAAAGGTGTAGGTGGAACTTATGTTCAAAAAGGTTTTGAACTAACTCCACTTTTACATGGTGGTGAACAAATGGGTGGACATAGAGCTGGAACAGTTGATGTTGCTTCTATGGTTGGTATGGGTTTAGCTATGAAACTTGCAACTTCAGAAATAGCATTGGCTTATGAAGAGAATCATGTAAGAAAATTAAGAGATAAATTAGAAAATGCAATTTTAGAAATACCAGAAACATTAGTTATTGGTGGAAAAGAAAATAGAACTCCAAATACAACTTTAATCTCATTTAGAGGTGTTGAAGGTGAATCTATGCTTTGGGATATGAACCAAAAAACAATAGGTGCATCAACTGGAAGTGCCTGTGCAAGTGAGGATTTAGAAGCAAATCCAGTTATGAATGCTTTTGGAAGTGATAGTGAATTGGCTCATACAGGTGTTAGATTTTCTTTAAGCAGATTTAATACTGAAGAAGAGATTGATTATGCGATTACTGTGATTAAAAATGCTGTAAATAGATTAAGAAATATTTCTAGTTCTTATGCTTATACACCAAAAGATCACGTTTCACAATTATAA
- a CDS encoding iron-sulfur cluster assembly scaffold protein: MAKNDLISGSIWDEYSNQVIRRMDEPTHQGEITEEMAKDAGGKLIVADFGAESCGDAVRLYWVVNETTDVIVNSKFKSFGCGTAIASSDVMAELCIGKTVDEAIKITNIDVEKALRDHPDVPAVPPQKMHCSVMAYDVIKKAASTYKGVDMESLESEIIVCECARVSLATLQEVIKLNNLQTVEEVTDYTKAGAFCKSCIKPGGHEAKDIYLVDILKDVHAEMEHDKLKQAADASAAGQSSFDKMTIVQRIKLIDEVLDGEIRPMLAMDGGNMEIIDIKENTPHYDIYIRYLGACNGCASGDTGTLYAIESVLKQKVDENIRVLPI; this comes from the coding sequence ATGGCAAAAAATGATTTAATAAGCGGTTCAATTTGGGATGAATACTCAAATCAAGTAATAAGAAGAATGGATGAACCAACTCACCAAGGTGAGATTACAGAAGAGATGGCTAAAGATGCTGGCGGAAAATTAATCGTTGCAGATTTTGGAGCTGAATCATGTGGTGATGCTGTAAGATTATATTGGGTTGTTAATGAAACAACTGATGTAATTGTAAATTCTAAATTCAAATCTTTTGGATGTGGAACTGCAATCGCTTCTTCTGATGTTATGGCTGAATTATGTATAGGAAAAACTGTTGATGAAGCAATTAAAATTACAAATATTGATGTTGAAAAAGCATTAAGAGATCATCCAGATGTTCCTGCTGTTCCACCTCAAAAAATGCACTGTTCAGTTATGGCATATGATGTTATAAAAAAAGCTGCATCAACATATAAAGGTGTTGATATGGAATCTTTAGAATCTGAGATTATAGTTTGTGAATGTGCAAGGGTTTCATTAGCAACTTTACAAGAAGTTATTAAATTAAATAATTTACAAACTGTTGAAGAAGTAACTGATTATACAAAAGCTGGAGCATTTTGTAAGTCATGTATCAAACCAGGTGGACATGAAGCAAAAGATATTTATTTAGTAGATATTTTAAAAGATGTTCATGCTGAAATGGAACATGATAAATTAAAACAAGCAGCAGATGCAAGTGCAGCTGGACAATCAAGCTTTGATAAAATGACAATTGTTCAAAGAATAAAATTAATTGATGAAGTTTTAGATGGTGAAATTAGACCAATGCTTGCAATGGATGGTGGAAACATGGAGATTATTGATATTAAAGAAAATACTCCTCATTATGATATTTATATTAGATACTTAGGTGCATGTAATGGATGTGCATCTGGAGATACAGGAACACTTTATGCAATTGAGTCTGTATTAAAACAAAAAGTAGATGAAAATATTAGAGTTTTACCAATCTAA
- a CDS encoding TolC family protein, which yields MKRIKYLVLSSLVATNLFAISLDEVLNISLEKNLDIAISNYEYKETKEDYNKSKSAFLPKVDLSYSYNNSNNQIPGQIKEDSTASAIVSYNLFNGFKDFSELYSTKYLRNASKFSYNAQKQDILLSTKEAYIDYLNKRKNLLTQEDSYKLFENQYIDAKNQFIQGLVSKNDLLKVEVNMLNAKQSVIQAKGDLNISLYTLSNILGGYDLTNEKIEELNINQNKIFTYDVALLENRSEIKAYELNLKSIKEQYFGSRSTFMPKVDASISYNKYGDDKNIGGRDSYPDSQEVVNVTASWNLYNGNSNYSDIIKKNIQVKKAVANLEKIRLSIKLQYQNALSSLAVSKANFETSELALKQAKENYTIVKNRFQEGLSDNTDLIDANYLLSAAKQSYYKAYYDKYISIETLNRILEK from the coding sequence ATGAAAAGAATTAAATATTTAGTATTGTCATCTTTAGTTGCAACAAATTTATTTGCAATATCACTCGATGAGGTTTTAAATATCTCATTGGAAAAAAACTTAGATATTGCAATAAGTAATTATGAATATAAAGAGACAAAAGAAGATTATAATAAATCAAAATCGGCTTTTTTGCCAAAAGTTGATTTGTCATATTCTTATAATAATAGTAATAACCAAATACCTGGACAAATAAAAGAAGATTCAACTGCAAGTGCAATAGTTTCTTATAATCTTTTTAATGGTTTTAAAGATTTTAGTGAACTTTATAGTACTAAATATTTAAGAAATGCTTCGAAATTTTCTTATAATGCACAAAAGCAAGATATTTTATTAAGTACAAAAGAAGCATATATTGATTATTTAAATAAAAGAAAAAATCTTCTAACTCAAGAGGATTCATATAAACTATTTGAAAATCAATACATAGATGCAAAAAATCAGTTTATACAGGGATTAGTTTCGAAAAATGACTTATTAAAAGTTGAAGTTAATATGTTAAATGCTAAACAAAGTGTAATTCAAGCAAAAGGAGATTTAAATATCTCTTTATATACCTTGAGTAATATTTTAGGTGGTTATGATTTAACAAATGAAAAAATAGAAGAATTAAATATAAATCAAAATAAAATTTTTACTTATGATGTAGCACTTTTAGAAAATAGAAGTGAAATAAAAGCATATGAATTAAATTTAAAAAGTATAAAAGAACAATATTTTGGCTCAAGAAGTACTTTTATGCCAAAAGTTGATGCTTCTATCTCATATAATAAATATGGAGATGATAAAAATATTGGTGGAAGAGATTCCTATCCTGATTCACAAGAAGTGGTGAATGTAACTGCTTCATGGAATTTGTATAATGGGAATAGTAATTACAGTGATATTATTAAAAAAAATATTCAAGTAAAAAAAGCAGTGGCAAATTTAGAAAAAATTAGATTAAGTATAAAACTTCAATATCAAAATGCACTCTCTTCTCTTGCTGTATCAAAAGCTAATTTTGAGACCTCAGAATTAGCACTTAAACAAGCAAAAGAAAATTATACAATAGTTAAAAACAGGTTTCAAGAAGGATTATCCGATAATACAGATTTAATTGATGCAAACTACTTACTTAGTGCAGCAAAACAGAGTTACTATAAAGCTTATTATGATAAATATATTTCTATAGAAACTTTAAATAGAATTTTAGAGAAGTAG
- a CDS encoding SufE family protein — MSIEKKIEEFKDDLELFDDELEKYQFIIDLGKKLSPLDEKEMVEENLVQGCTSKVWLVKDKKNDELIFRADSNAAIVKGLVYIITTIFSNEKKDDINTLDINILDKLNLTEIITPNRQSGVQGMIKKIKEYAKEK; from the coding sequence ATGAGTATTGAAAAAAAGATTGAAGAGTTTAAAGATGATTTGGAACTTTTTGATGATGAACTTGAAAAATATCAATTTATTATAGATTTGGGTAAAAAACTAAGCCCTTTGGATGAAAAAGAGATGGTTGAAGAAAATTTAGTGCAAGGTTGTACTTCTAAAGTATGGCTTGTAAAAGATAAAAAAAATGATGAATTAATTTTTAGAGCAGATTCAAATGCTGCTATTGTTAAAGGTTTGGTTTACATCATTACAACAATATTTTCAAATGAAAAAAAAGATGATATAAATACTCTAGATATAAATATTTTAGATAAATTAAACTTAACAGAGATAATAACACCAAATAGACAAAGTGGTGTACAAGGTATGATAAAAAAAATAAAAGAGTATGCGAAGGAAAAATAA
- a CDS encoding aminotransferase class V-fold PLP-dependent enzyme, with protein sequence MMYKDYFPYFKNSNIVYLDNAATTQKPQVVIDEIVNYYSSYCSNTHRSNHGNANKATQNYEHTREVLKKFINAKEKHEIIFTKGVTESINFIVNSYAKNRFKKVIISSLEHHSNIVPWQIANIDFEVVKCNENLDFDYEDFENILKENPNALVSITHISNAFGKIHGIKRITNLAHKYGAKVLVDGAQSLTHKKTDVQDLDIDFLAISSHKTFGPTGVGAIYIKENLLNDILPYQTGGATINDVTYERSILLDSPFKFEAGTQNIAGVIGFGKAIEFIEELGYENIEKKEIEIYTYLYEELLKIDDIIFYSDIKNSIGSLSFNIKNIMAEDVGILVDKMSIALRCGHHCAQPIMKSLGIEGTIRVSIAFYNEKEDIDKLIIALKKAITMLKD encoded by the coding sequence ATGATGTACAAAGATTATTTTCCTTATTTTAAAAATAGTAATATTGTCTATCTTGACAATGCAGCAACAACTCAAAAGCCACAAGTGGTTATTGATGAAATTGTAAATTATTATTCATCTTATTGTTCAAATACACATAGAAGTAATCATGGAAATGCAAATAAAGCAACACAAAATTACGAACACACAAGAGAAGTTTTAAAAAAGTTTATAAATGCAAAAGAAAAACATGAAATAATCTTTACAAAAGGTGTGACTGAAAGTATTAATTTTATAGTAAATTCATACGCAAAAAATAGATTTAAAAAAGTGATAATCTCTTCTTTAGAGCACCACTCCAATATTGTGCCATGGCAAATAGCTAATATAGATTTTGAAGTAGTAAAATGTAATGAAAATCTTGATTTTGATTACGAAGATTTTGAAAATATATTAAAAGAAAATCCTAACGCACTTGTATCTATTACACATATATCAAATGCCTTTGGGAAGATTCACGGCATAAAAAGAATAACTAACCTAGCCCATAAGTATGGTGCAAAAGTTTTAGTTGATGGAGCGCAAAGTTTAACTCACAAAAAAACTGATGTGCAAGATTTAGATATAGACTTTTTGGCAATCTCTTCACATAAAACTTTTGGACCAACAGGTGTTGGAGCTATTTATATAAAAGAGAATTTATTAAATGATATTTTACCTTATCAAACAGGAGGAGCCACAATCAATGATGTTACTTATGAGCGAAGTATATTACTTGACTCTCCTTTTAAATTTGAAGCAGGTACTCAAAATATAGCAGGTGTCATTGGATTTGGAAAAGCAATTGAGTTTATAGAAGAGCTTGGATATGAAAATATTGAAAAAAAAGAAATAGAGATTTACACATATCTTTATGAAGAACTGTTAAAAATAGATGATATTATTTTTTATAGTGACATAAAAAATTCTATTGGCTCACTTAGTTTTAATATCAAAAATATTATGGCTGAAGATGTGGGTATTTTAGTTGATAAAATGAGTATAGCTTTAAGATGTGGACATCATTGTGCCCAACCTATCATGAAAAGTTTAGGCATAGAAGGAACTATTCGAGTTAGTATTGCTTTTTATAATGAAAAAGAGGATATTGATAAACTAATTATTGCTTTAAAAAAAGCCATAACTATGTTAAAGGATTAA
- a CDS encoding aldehyde dehydrogenase family protein: MKNLNQNEIIKSNNLEININEPMKNLICGEWKGSDETAQNINPSDIADIVSTYYKGSYEHVSQTIEFASKVQKSWAKSSISLREEVLKDIAIKLLDNKDYFGEIIAREAGKPIKEAIDEVVKSAEFFNYFAAEAIRMKGAFMDSPRDNVDIEVIHEPIGVIGVITPWNYPLAIPAWKIAPALAYGNSVILKPSSNTPAIAYILAKIIDSTKLPKGVFSLTFGQGGVIGDTLAQSKKVQGITFTGSVAVGKELAKKSIDSMTKLQLEMGSKNSLIILDDADINTAVEASIKGAYNANGQKCTSCSKLIVTEGIYEEFISAFKNKMQSLVVGNAMNPSSQIGPCIDKKQLDANLEYIKLGQEEGATLVCGGEAIKTDTQGFYFSPALFVDGKSSMRINQEEMFAAIACVIKVKDYDEAIEVLNDTEFGLSGGIITNDLKKSMQFKHDAEIGNVMINLPTAGMDNHVPFGGRKSSSYGSREKSYTASDFYTTTKTVYIKY; the protein is encoded by the coding sequence ATGAAAAATTTAAATCAAAATGAAATAATAAAATCTAATAATTTAGAAATAAATATAAATGAACCAATGAAAAACCTAATATGTGGAGAATGGAAAGGAAGTGATGAAACTGCACAGAATATAAATCCTTCTGATATTGCAGATATAGTATCAACTTATTATAAAGGAAGTTATGAGCATGTATCACAAACTATTGAGTTTGCTTCAAAAGTACAAAAGTCTTGGGCAAAATCTTCAATCTCATTAAGAGAAGAAGTATTAAAAGATATAGCAATTAAACTTCTTGATAATAAAGATTACTTTGGTGAAATAATAGCAAGGGAAGCTGGAAAACCAATAAAAGAAGCAATAGATGAAGTTGTAAAATCAGCTGAATTTTTTAATTATTTTGCAGCAGAAGCTATTAGAATGAAAGGTGCATTTATGGATTCACCAAGAGATAATGTTGATATAGAAGTAATACATGAACCAATAGGTGTAATTGGTGTCATTACACCTTGGAACTATCCATTAGCAATTCCAGCTTGGAAAATAGCCCCTGCCCTAGCCTATGGAAATAGCGTGATATTAAAACCATCAAGTAATACTCCAGCAATCGCATATATACTAGCTAAAATAATTGACTCAACAAAACTACCTAAAGGTGTATTTTCATTGACATTTGGGCAAGGTGGAGTAATAGGTGATACTTTAGCACAATCAAAAAAAGTGCAAGGAATAACTTTCACAGGTTCTGTTGCTGTTGGTAAAGAACTTGCTAAAAAATCTATTGATTCTATGACTAAATTACAATTAGAAATGGGAAGTAAAAATTCACTTATAATACTTGATGATGCAGATATTAATACAGCAGTTGAAGCTTCTATAAAAGGCGCTTACAATGCAAATGGTCAAAAATGTACTTCTTGTTCAAAACTAATTGTTACAGAAGGTATTTATGAAGAGTTTATAAGTGCTTTTAAAAATAAAATGCAATCATTAGTTGTAGGAAATGCTATGAATCCATCAAGTCAAATTGGACCGTGTATTGATAAAAAACAATTAGATGCTAACTTAGAGTATATCAAACTTGGACAAGAAGAAGGAGCTACTTTAGTTTGTGGAGGAGAAGCTATAAAAACTGATACCCAAGGATTTTATTTCTCACCTGCTCTATTTGTAGATGGAAAATCTTCTATGAGAATAAACCAAGAAGAGATGTTTGCAGCTATTGCTTGTGTGATAAAAGTAAAAGATTATGATGAGGCAATTGAAGTATTAAATGATACAGAATTTGGATTATCAGGTGGAATTATTACAAATGATTTGAAAAAATCTATGCAGTTTAAACATGATGCAGAAATAGGAAATGTAATGATAAATCTTCCAACAGCTGGAATGGATAATCATGTACCATTTGGTGGTAGAAAAAGTTCATCTTATGGTTCAAGGGAAAAATCATATACAGCAAGTGATTTTTATACAACTACAAAAACTGTATATATCAAATACTAA
- the sufB gene encoding Fe-S cluster assembly protein SufB produces the protein MSNNKIQNVIKNDYKLGFETIVNSDTFPNGLNEDVIKAISKKKNEPQWLCDFRLKAYKKWLTMEEPEWSSLQIDKIDYQDISYYSAPKKELDSLDEVDPSILKTYEKLGIPLEEQKMLAGVAVDAVFDSVSVKTTFHKELEELGIIFCSISDAANKHPELLQKYLASVVPAGDNYFACLNSAVFTDGSFVYIPPKTRCPMELSTYFRINALNTGQFERTLIICDDDSYVSYNEGCSAPMRDNRQLHAAVVELVALKNSQIKYSTIQNWYPGDKDGKGGILNFVTKRGICKGDNSKISWTQVETGSAITWKYPSCVLKGDNSVGEFYSVALTSLAQQADTGTKMMHIGKNTKSTIISKGISAMQGSNAYRGLVRVTKDAKNSRNFSQCDSLLIGNTCSAHTYPYQEVRNASSKIEHEATTSRISDEQLFYIRQRGLSEENAVSLIVNGFCKEVLDELPMEFAVEARELLNISLEGSVG, from the coding sequence ATGAGTAATAATAAAATTCAAAATGTTATAAAAAATGACTACAAATTAGGCTTTGAAACCATTGTAAATTCAGATACATTTCCAAATGGTTTGAATGAAGATGTTATAAAAGCTATATCAAAAAAGAAAAATGAACCACAATGGCTTTGTGATTTTCGTTTGAAAGCTTATAAAAAATGGCTTACAATGGAAGAACCCGAATGGTCAAGTTTACAAATAGATAAAATAGATTATCAAGACATTTCATACTATTCGGCTCCAAAAAAAGAATTAGATTCTTTAGATGAAGTAGATCCAAGTATTTTAAAAACCTATGAAAAACTTGGAATTCCACTTGAAGAACAAAAAATGTTAGCAGGTGTTGCAGTTGATGCTGTATTTGATTCAGTATCTGTTAAAACAACTTTTCATAAAGAGTTAGAAGAATTAGGAATAATATTTTGTTCAATTAGTGATGCTGCAAATAAGCACCCTGAACTATTACAAAAATATCTAGCTTCTGTTGTACCAGCAGGAGATAATTATTTTGCCTGTTTAAATAGCGCTGTTTTCACAGATGGGAGTTTTGTATATATTCCACCAAAAACAAGATGTCCAATGGAATTATCAACTTATTTTAGAATCAATGCTTTAAATACTGGGCAATTTGAAAGAACATTAATAATTTGTGATGATGACTCTTATGTATCATATAATGAGGGCTGTTCTGCTCCAATGAGAGATAATAGACAACTTCACGCAGCAGTTGTAGAACTAGTAGCTCTTAAAAATTCACAAATAAAATATTCAACAATCCAAAACTGGTATCCAGGGGATAAAGATGGTAAGGGTGGTATTTTAAACTTTGTAACTAAAAGAGGTATTTGTAAAGGTGATAATTCAAAAATATCATGGACACAAGTTGAAACGGGGTCTGCTATTACTTGGAAATACCCTTCATGTGTTTTAAAAGGTGATAATAGTGTAGGAGAATTTTATTCAGTAGCACTTACTTCCCTAGCTCAACAAGCAGATACTGGTACCAAAATGATGCACATAGGTAAAAATACAAAATCAACTATTATCTCAAAAGGTATTTCAGCTATGCAAGGTTCAAATGCCTACAGAGGATTAGTAAGAGTTACAAAGGATGCTAAAAATTCTAGAAACTTTTCTCAATGTGATTCATTGCTTATAGGAAATACCTGTTCAGCACATACTTATCCATATCAAGAGGTAAGAAATGCAAGTTCAAAAATAGAGCATGAGGCTACAACCTCAAGAATATCAGATGAACAACTCTTTTATATAAGACAAAGAGGTTTAAGTGAAGAAAATGCAGTATCTTTAATAGTAAATGGATTTTGTAAAGAAGTACTTGATGAACTTCCAATGGAGTTTGCAGTTGAAGCTAGAGAGTTATTAAATATCTCTTTAGAAGGTAGTGTTGGATAG
- a CDS encoding SufD family Fe-S cluster assembly protein, which produces MRNLDIKNFPIANKKIEEFRKCNVKNITELEFKENSFKDVSSFDFDYLKIEGYNRVFFANEKIKEQNLVDNITLEKNTIIINKECKNPIVVLNYYDDENTIFEKDLKYIVDKNSDVTIFEIFISSSKKNFINQKRDFDINNSSNVEYVYLQKISLEDFLNIKFNPIIHEDSKLKFFNFNFGALNAYNQFDINLDFLNSSFDMEALTNIAQKQEIANIVSTIHNGKNTSSSVKANHILDENSHGIFEVKARVNNEANNSAVIQNSRTTLLGDDAIINANPRLEIFIDELTASHGATTGSLDEDILYYLQSRGLSKKQASKMMLEAIEHRILDKITNEKIKNIIKEI; this is translated from the coding sequence ATGAGAAATTTAGATATCAAAAACTTCCCAATTGCAAATAAAAAAATTGAAGAGTTTAGAAAGTGTAATGTTAAAAATATCACAGAACTAGAATTTAAAGAAAACAGTTTTAAAGATGTGTCAAGTTTTGATTTTGATTATTTAAAAATTGAAGGCTATAATAGAGTATTTTTTGCAAATGAAAAAATAAAAGAACAAAATTTAGTTGACAATATAACTCTTGAAAAAAACACAATAATTATAAATAAAGAGTGTAAAAATCCAATAGTGGTATTAAACTATTATGATGATGAAAATACAATTTTTGAAAAAGATTTAAAATATATAGTTGATAAAAATAGTGATGTTACAATATTTGAGATATTTATATCAAGCAGTAAAAAGAACTTTATAAATCAAAAAAGAGATTTTGATATAAATAATTCATCAAATGTGGAGTATGTATATTTACAAAAGATCTCTTTGGAAGATTTTTTAAATATTAAGTTTAATCCAATCATTCATGAAGATTCAAAGTTAAAATTCTTTAATTTTAATTTTGGGGCATTAAATGCTTATAATCAGTTTGATATAAATTTAGACTTTTTGAATTCAAGTTTTGACATGGAAGCTTTAACAAATATTGCACAAAAACAAGAAATAGCAAATATAGTAAGTACAATTCACAATGGTAAAAACACCTCAAGTAGTGTAAAAGCAAACCATATTTTAGATGAAAATTCCCATGGAATATTTGAAGTAAAAGCTAGAGTAAATAATGAAGCAAATAATTCAGCTGTAATACAAAACTCGCGAACAACGCTTCTGGGTGATGATGCCATAATAAATGCAAATCCAAGACTTGAAATATTTATTGATGAATTAACAGCAAGTCATGGGGCAACAACTGGTAGTTTGGATGAAGATATTTTATATTATTTACAATCAAGAGGATTATCTAAAAAGCAAGCTTCAAAAATGATGCTTGAAGCCATTGAGCATAGAATTTTAGATAAAATAACAAATGAAAAAATTAAAAATATAATAAAAGAGATATGA